Within Quercus lobata isolate SW786 chromosome 5, ValleyOak3.0 Primary Assembly, whole genome shotgun sequence, the genomic segment GATTTGATAAGGATCCACAACAAGTTCAAGTTTTCCATCAATCCAAAGAGAAAAGCGGGCATTTGGAAACATCCTATGCACTAGAAGCTTTGGGATCTGCCATGGGTGTAGTTGGGGTCAGAGCTATTAGGCATATCAAAGTACTACCCTCGTGTAGATTGACATTTAACAAAACATTTTAGGCATGAAGTCCCATGAGTTATAATTGATATTTCAAAAAGAATGCACAGCAGTGCTTAATTCATTTCATGTCATGATATCTAAACAACAATCATTTATGAttcacaaaaattatttttgctaggTATTTAGTTTTCAAGTAAATGACTACtttgtacaaaaaaattaatatgccCTGTTTTATGTATAAGCATGGAGCTATCTATCAAGTGCTTCAATCCATCAGAAAAtatctttttcattattttatttagtttttgtttaatttggaGGGGATTGGGGGAGGGTCTTGACTTGAGCATTTTTGTGAATTCCACATTAAACTTTTTAATACCCTATATCATGGAATTATTTAactgcattattttttttttcagggggGAGGGGGGACAGTTGAGTCTTGAGAGTTTCACTAAATGTCAAATACCACCTTTTAGGATCCTATCATGAAAAAGTAAACTGCATTTTGGCCATGTTCTTTTGATTGTTACCTTACATGTAGACCCATTGGGTCTTGAACTCATAACCAAGCCCTCCACCTCATATATGGTGCAATTTGAGAACTCAATGGCAATTGCATTTTGACTGTATTCATCTTCCTTCTCattcattttaaagaacatTGACCAAGCTAATAACGATAATAATACAGATACATACGCATACACAGAAATAGTTGATGCGGCCAAATACAGGAAACTAAACAACCTCTAAGCCAAACTGTGATCCCCAGTAGAAAAGAACTTTACCAAAGTTTCAGATTTCTTACCTTCCCAGTCCGTCTTCCATCCTCGTAAGGAAGGTTATGAACAACAACAACTCTCCATACCCCAACTTTCTTGCTGGGGCCCAGAGTGCCAGTTTTCTTCATGTATGCTTCTGTTTCTTCATCTATAAACATATAGAAGCAAACAGTCTCCTTGGAATAGTCACTTATGTTCCTTGGTTGGtttataacatcaaaatttcCTGAAGAATATTAGTTTTATTAGGTAAGCACACCACCAGCTTTGATACTAAGCAGATGAAACCAAATTACAGAACATTACCAAATATGGCTGATGCAACAACCACACCACGACACTGCTCCATCTCAAGGAGATCAGCATCATCCATGTCATATCCTGTGTTGCGGCCGGGTTTAATTCCCCTGACAAATCTGattaacgaaaaaaaaaaaaaaaatgtcccaTGAAAAGGCATGAGTGAATTATGTAGAAAAATTCCAAAGATATGCTGTTACTGTACTTGCAAATACATTCAAAGAAAATTTGACCCcacacccctcccaaaaaagaagaagaaagaacatACCCACAGTGCACGCTCATTGACTCTCTTATATCAAAAGAATCATTCCTCTGCTTCAAAGTAGGATATCCACCAAAGTCTGAACCTCCGAATTCTCCATCTTTAGATAAATTTTCCTCATAAATATATGTTAAGTTTTTAAGAACTGGAGAATATGAGGGAACCTTTGGCATTAAGGCGATGGCTTCTTCAACTGGAAGGTAACATACTGGACAAGCTGAAACATAAACAACCAAGAAACTCAGTGAAATCAATAACATCACCATGATCATTGTGTATATCTTATACATCCTTGCCACCCTGGAACTAAATTTATGTGAATATGATGAGTagtaatttcaaaacttttcacccaaaaataaatagagaagatatccaaagttacaaaaattttagaacttACGCCGCGGTCCAGTTCTTTTTTTATCTGCTGGTGGGGGAGGCAGAGTGAAAGTATTACACGGATGCCCTGGAGGAAGGGTGTAGCCTAGAAAAGCagcaggaggaggaggaggcaAGGCCAAACTATGAACCATTTCCCCGAGGCTCGGTGAAGAAGTTAAATTGTTACTTTCCTCAGGGTAAGTTAAAGGGAAGCTCTCATTTACGCTAATGTTTCCAACATGGTTCTCGCCTTCTTGTGTATCTTCACCTAAAAACAGGCCAAAATGCATACATCATTTCCTCAGTCCTCACACAAATTAAATCAAAGTGACAAATATCCAGCTAATGAAACCCAAAAAGAAGGATATCACGCAGTAAAAATCTGCCGTAAATATGGCACTTGGGTAAATGCATCAATTAAGTTCGGTTGAATACAAGAATAAGATACAATGAGCTCGTGTCTATTGAATTAACATCCCCAAGTTTAAAAATGAACTAAgtattagaacttcaactaTCAAACTTAGTAATAATCTATAAAAGAATGACCAAAATTGTATGACTTTCTCAAACAGAACCCAATactaatattaacaaaaatcaACATTACTAAGTTCAATTAATATAAGCACCTCAAAAAATGAGATAGCAATTGGCAAGTCACTAATCAATCAGCTCattattgaatttgaatttaaaggTCAACTTAATGAATACTTAAACCAAGTCTTTACTCCTAATAGAAAGACTGACATAGTACAACTGAATTCTCTTTATTAATTGATCAATTAAATCaactacataaaataaaataaaaaataaaaaaaaagagatagagaggAAAAGAGGCAAACCTTTTCCTACATACAAAACCCAGACGAAAACCGCAGCGGAGATGACACATAGAAGCAACATTCCAACCTTTTTGCGGCCAGCAAACTTGCAGATCCAATGGAACAACCTCTCCTTCTCCTTGAGCATTTTGGAAGGCTTCCTTGCTGTTTGAATTGGCAACAACACTCCGGTGTAGTTATTGTAGTTATTGTTGCTATTGCTATTGCCGTTGCTattgtaattattattgttgttgatgttgatgttgttCTGTTGTAGCTGTTTATCCAAAGACCCATAACTCCCCGAACGAATCCCCAATCCAC encodes:
- the LOC115991475 gene encoding uncharacterized protein LOC115991475, whose amino-acid sequence is MSGLGIRSGSYGSLDKQLQQNNININNNNNYNSNGNSNSNNNYNNYTGVLLPIQTARKPSKMLKEKERLFHWICKFAGRKKVGMLLLCVISAAVFVWVLYVGKGEDTQEGENHVGNISVNESFPLTYPEESNNLTSSPSLGEMVHSLALPPPPPAAFLGYTLPPGHPCNTFTLPPPPADKKRTGPRPCPVCYLPVEEAIALMPKVPSYSPVLKNLTYIYEENLSKDGEFGGSDFGGYPTLKQRNDSFDIRESMSVHCGFVRGIKPGRNTGYDMDDADLLEMEQCRGVVVASAIFGNFDVINQPRNISDYSKETVCFYMFIDEETEAYMKKTGTLGPSKKVGVWRVVVVHNLPYEDGRRTGKIPKLLVHRMFPNARFSLWIDGKLELVVDPYQILERFLWRKNATFAISRHYKRFDVFTEAEANKAAKKYDNASIDFQINFYKNEGLTPYSEAKLPITSDVPEGCVIVREHVPLSNLFTCLWFNEVDRFTSRDQISFSIVRDKIMAKVNWSINMFLDCERRNFVVQKYHREVLERLTSSVPVVYPPPLPPPPPPLPPPPPPPLPPLPPALLDELPIKSTVEASPEIVASTPIRKAGPRRARDRRSSSRRHRKVAAGNRDINSR